GACGACCTTAGCCTGCGTAAGGTCGGGGCGTCCGCCTTTGGACTCGGCGACGGCCAGTTTTTTCGCCTTGAGGACGCCCGGTAGGGTCGCCGTTGCCTTGGCCGCGGGCGCTCCCTCGGTGCTTGAAAACGAGAACCCGGCTGGGCGAATCGTAAGCACGATGGGCTCTCCCGAAACCTCGACGGTTTCCAACAAAGAGCCTGCGACGATCGGGCGCACGAACATCTGTGGCGACTTCACGGCGACCGCATCGGTCACCATCACCCCGCCGACGCGGGCTGCAACCCGAGGAAGCACGTCCTTGGCCGCCATTGACGAAACCGCGGCGAGGAAGGAGCGGCCCTCGGCAAACCCGGCGACAAACGGTGCGAGCGCGTCAGCCGGGGGCAAGCTACCTGTTGCCTCGATCACCCCTTGAGCCCCCACCGACGTATCCGCTAGGCACCCTAGGTACAGCAGTTCAAGTTCGGCTCCGAGCGAATTCGCCAAGGCGGCGAGCGGAGCGGCGTCCGCCGAGGTCCAGCAAATCCCCAGCATCTTGCTCATCCGATCACCCCCTGCGCGCGGAGTTCCTCGACGAGTTCTGCGACGTC
The genomic region above belongs to Candidatus Nitrosymbiomonas proteolyticus and contains:
- a CDS encoding electron transfer flavoprotein subunit alpha codes for the protein MSKMLGICWTSADAAPLAALANSLGAELELLYLGCLADTSVGAQGVIEATGSLPPADALAPFVAGFAEGRSFLAAVSSMAAKDVLPRVAARVGGVMVTDAVAVKSPQMFVRPIVAGSLLETVEVSGEPIVLTIRPAGFSFSSTEGAPAAKATATLPGVLKAKKLAVAESKGGRPDLTQAKVVVSGGRPLKDAETFEKLIGGLADALGGAIGATRAAVDSGIAPNELQVGQTGKIVAPDLYIAAGISGSTQHLAGMKESKVIVAINTDPDAPMMAAADFALCMDLFEAIPQLIDALKP